Proteins encoded by one window of Pseudomonas tructae:
- a CDS encoding nucleoside deaminase has product MSTSNQPVDQFMQAAIDEAQKGRDEGGIPIGSVLVHDGKIIGRGHNRRVQQGSAILHGEMDALENAGRQPARVYAQATLYTTLSPCPMCSGAILLYGIKQVIVGENQTFMGEEDLLTARGVEVHVLQNDVCVQMMSDFIEEQPTLWNEDIGV; this is encoded by the coding sequence ATGAGCACTTCGAACCAACCCGTTGATCAGTTCATGCAGGCGGCCATCGACGAGGCGCAAAAGGGCCGTGACGAGGGAGGTATACCGATTGGCTCGGTGCTGGTCCACGACGGCAAGATCATCGGCCGCGGCCACAATCGTCGTGTACAACAGGGTAGTGCGATCCTGCACGGTGAAATGGACGCGCTGGAGAACGCCGGACGCCAACCGGCCCGTGTCTATGCCCAGGCAACCCTGTACACCACCTTGTCGCCTTGTCCGATGTGCAGCGGCGCGATCTTGTTGTACGGCATCAAACAGGTGATTGTCGGCGAGAACCAGACGTTCATGGGCGAGGAAGACTTGCTAACGGCCCGAGGTGTCGAGGTGCACGTGCTGCAAAATGATGTTTGCGTGCAGATGATGAGCGATTTCATTGAAGAGCAGCCAACGCTCTGGAACGAAGACATCGGCGTTTAG
- a CDS encoding type 1 glutamine amidotransferase domain-containing protein: MSKKILVVLTNTAKYPTLKRATGLWLGEAVHFVDKVEQAGFKVDYLSPAGGYVPIDPHSLSMAADVDWKWYNDKTFMNRLGTTLSPGQVKAQDYSAIYYAGGHGVIWDFPENSQLQDLARRIFEAGGVVASVCHGAVGLLNIKLSDNTLLVKDREVTGFSNIEEQLAELDKVVPYLTENELSARGGLYSKAEDPWQAYAIADQKEGRLITGQNPASGGAVAELVVEALKKR, encoded by the coding sequence ATGAGCAAGAAAATACTGGTGGTGCTGACCAACACGGCCAAATACCCGACGCTCAAGCGCGCCACCGGCCTTTGGCTGGGTGAGGCAGTGCATTTTGTCGACAAGGTCGAGCAGGCAGGCTTCAAGGTCGACTATCTCAGCCCGGCGGGTGGATACGTGCCGATCGACCCACACAGCCTGAGCATGGCCGCTGATGTTGATTGGAAATGGTACAACGACAAAACCTTCATGAACCGCTTGGGTACCACGCTGAGCCCCGGTCAGGTCAAGGCCCAGGATTACAGTGCCATCTACTATGCCGGTGGCCATGGCGTGATCTGGGACTTTCCCGAAAACAGCCAGTTGCAGGACCTGGCACGACGCATCTTCGAAGCTGGCGGCGTAGTCGCCTCGGTGTGTCATGGTGCGGTGGGCCTGCTCAATATCAAGCTCAGTGACAACACTTTGCTGGTCAAGGATCGCGAAGTCACCGGTTTTTCCAACATTGAAGAGCAACTGGCGGAACTGGACAAGGTGGTTCCCTACCTCACCGAAAACGAGCTCAGCGCCCGTGGCGGGCTGTACAGCAAGGCTGAAGATCCCTGGCAGGCCTACGCCATCGCCGACCAGAAAGAAGGCCGGCTGATCACCGGCCAGAACCCGGCATCCGGTGGCGCAGTGGCTGAACTGGTGGTGGAAGCGCTGAAAAAGCGCTGA